A window of Vibrio ishigakensis contains these coding sequences:
- a CDS encoding DUF1800 domain-containing protein, with amino-acid sequence MDASVIASHRFGFGPKPDELNTIAKDPKAWVLRQYRADINIEFKVTEPSSQQVVAKNANFRESTRGLKASDPEKLDQLRDEMTKWMREAYRSYSLDSLQVAIATDNPAKHRLLEFFSNHFSVSANGGAMMRALAPTLEREAIQPHLQGRFEDMLLAVEQHPAMLVYLNNAQSFGPNSRFGKRRKKGLNENLAREILELHTLGVDGGYTQQDVTELARGITGWSIGKTGYVYRDFGHEPGSRTLLGVSYSQKGEAQGKKMLQDLARHPNTARHLCTKLARHYVADEPDPKLVSDLITVWQKSKGNLAEVMQALVENDLAWQAPQKFKTPREFVISTSRSIPNSKITGKRLYFSLNQLGQVPFTAGSPKGFSDEQMDWMSGSSLLARADWAQMYAKQSRADVKLAMNTALNSQMSEHNRLKVLRAESKHQALTLLMMSPEFQRR; translated from the coding sequence ATGGATGCATCTGTCATTGCCAGTCACCGCTTTGGTTTTGGGCCTAAGCCTGATGAGCTGAATACGATTGCTAAAGACCCTAAGGCTTGGGTATTGCGTCAATATAGGGCGGATATCAATATCGAGTTCAAGGTGACAGAGCCGAGTTCGCAGCAGGTTGTCGCTAAGAATGCCAACTTCAGAGAGTCCACGCGCGGGTTAAAGGCCTCTGATCCTGAAAAGCTGGATCAGCTGAGAGATGAAATGACCAAGTGGATGCGTGAAGCTTACCGCAGTTACAGTTTGGATTCATTACAGGTGGCAATAGCCACGGATAATCCGGCCAAGCACAGGCTGCTTGAGTTCTTTTCCAATCACTTCAGCGTTTCTGCTAATGGTGGCGCCATGATGAGAGCCCTTGCACCAACCCTAGAGCGTGAGGCCATACAGCCACATCTACAGGGCCGCTTTGAGGATATGTTATTGGCAGTAGAGCAGCACCCGGCGATGCTGGTGTATCTCAATAATGCTCAATCCTTTGGTCCGAATTCCCGTTTTGGTAAGCGCAGAAAAAAAGGACTCAATGAGAACCTAGCTAGAGAGATCCTTGAGCTGCATACCCTAGGTGTTGATGGTGGATATACCCAGCAGGATGTCACTGAACTGGCTCGAGGAATTACGGGATGGAGCATAGGCAAAACGGGTTATGTTTATCGTGACTTTGGACATGAGCCGGGCAGTCGAACCCTACTGGGTGTAAGTTATTCGCAAAAGGGAGAGGCGCAAGGCAAGAAGATGCTACAAGACCTTGCTAGACACCCGAATACCGCGCGCCATCTGTGTACCAAGCTTGCCCGTCACTATGTTGCCGATGAGCCTGATCCTAAACTGGTTTCTGATTTAATCACGGTTTGGCAGAAGAGCAAGGGTAACCTCGCTGAGGTGATGCAGGCCTTGGTGGAGAATGACCTTGCTTGGCAAGCACCACAAAAATTTAAGACTCCACGAGAATTTGTTATCTCCACTTCTCGTTCAATTCCGAACAGTAAGATCACCGGCAAGCGTCTCTATTTTTCTCTCAATCAATTGGGTCAAGTTCCCTTTACCGCCGGCAGTCCAAAGGGCTTTAGTGATGAGCAGATGGACTGGATGAGTGGTAGTAGCCTATTAGCACGAGCGGATTGGGCACAAATGTACGCTAAGCAAAGCCGAGCTGATGTCAAACTGGCGATGAATACCGCACTGAACTCACAGATGAGTGAGCATAATCGCCTTAAGGTACTGCGTGCAGAGAGTAAACATCAGGCCCTGACCCTTTTAATGATGAGCCCAGAGTTCCAGCGGAGGTAG